The DNA segment AAAACAACTGCGTTTAAAGCTATTTTTGTATCTATATAAAATGGAGAATTTTGAAATTCTTCGTTTTTTGCTTTTATATATTTTTTAGCATAATTTAAAATATCTTCCCTAGATCTTAACTTAATATCATTCATCTTCTTTCCCCAATAAAACGTCAAAAGGAGAGCTTTCTTTTTGCTCTTTTGGATTTACCCTTGTTCTACTTGGAGCACCGATACCTAAAATTTTTGCTAAGCCTACTACATTTTTAGTTAAAGAGTTAAAAGCAACTAGCTCAGGAGTGATAATCTGCGTTCCTTTATCGCTTGTGGTGCAAAAACCTTTTTTCTCCACCTCTTTACTTGAACATTCCAATAAGATAAGATTTTTAGCATATACTTTAATAATATCATCTTCAAGATCATCATAAATTCCTAAATTAATCAAGTCATTTTTTACTTTTTGAGCCAATTCTTGCTCTATTGCTTGAAAATTTAAGCTACTTTTACTTATTTCTTCATCTTTAACCATTTGCTTGTTTTTTGGTTTTTCTTTTATAATGCTTTCGTCTATAAAAAGTGCTATTTCATTTTGCTTTGAGTTATGGTGATTGTCATCTTGTCTTTTTTTAGCTAACTTTAATATTTCTTCTTTTGGATAAGGTTTAGCTTTTCCTCTTAAAACCTTGACTCCATTTTTCTTTAAATATCTACTCAAATACTCTTTAGAATTAATATTTAGTATTTGCAAAACCTCATCACAACTCAAAAATTCTTTTTGCATTAACACCTTTCTTTTTAGTGATTTTATACAAAATATAAGGCGTTAAAGTGCGTATTAGTTAATTAGATACTAAATATAAAGAAACATACAAAAGAAATTAAAACATAAGCCCCAATTATTCATATTTTAAGCTCAGTGTTTATTGGTTAATTAGTTAGTCAATTACGCACGCAATAAAAAAATAGCTCACATTTTTTCACGACTAACCGGTCGGTGACTAGGACATCGGCTTTATAGAGATTTGGCCCCCTACCCCTTTTAATTCTTCTTTGGTTTTTTTATTGTGACAAGTCATACATAAACTTTGTAAATTTGTTACATTTAGTTTTTCTCCACCTTGTCTTATAGGGATAACATGATCAACAATCTTTGCAAATCTTCCACATTTAAAACAAAATGGATTATCATTAATAAAACTAAAACGCAATCTCTTCCACTCTACACTATGATAAAAACTAGAGCTATCTCTATCTCTTTTGAAAGCATCATAGTGTTTATTTTGATTTCTAACGGTTGTTATCTTACACTCAGAACACTTACTCAAATGAGAGAGTATCTTCTTTCCACATTTGCAAAATTTATACGTATTCATCTTTTATAAAAAACCTATTTCAGTTTTCTTTGTAAGCGATACTTTGAATTCATATTCAAAATCATCATAAGCCTTAATAGCATAACAACTATAGCCGGCTTCAATTATCTTCATAAACCAATCAGGGAGTAAAATAAAGAAATTTCCACCAACTCTTTTAACTTTAAAACCACTTTTAATATCATTAACATTTCTATGAAAATTATCATATAATCCAAGATTATTGATGAAAATCTTTGCAGGTACAGCATTGTTAATTATTTCATTTTTAAACATTTTTCTACTCTTATAAAATTAAAGCAAAAAAATAAGTGAAGTTCCTTATTTTGTATTTTATCATATTTTCACACAAAAATAAAAAATACATAAGTTTGGAATGTTATTTGCTCTTACTAAGATACCAAACAGCAAAAAGTACTTATATCTTTTCTCCGCAATAAACAACCAAATAAAAGCTATTGTCCTTATTTAACACAGAGGTTTTAATCGGAGCATTAGCTAACGTCGTATTAATTTTAATCGGAAATATAAAAAATATACTAATATTGACTTTAATCGGATTAAAAGAAACCATTGCTATACATATATTAAATTGTAAAGTAATGGGTTAATTAGTGGGTTACTAATAAAATAAAATATATTTAAAAATAGATATTAAATGAGATTTTTTAGTAGCTGACCTCGGGCACCATTTGTTTTTTACTCTCAAGTGTTATTTTTCA comes from the Campylobacter insulaenigrae NCTC 12927 genome and includes:
- a CDS encoding P27 family phage terminase small subunit gives rise to the protein MQKEFLSCDEVLQILNINSKEYLSRYLKKNGVKVLRGKAKPYPKEEILKLAKKRQDDNHHNSKQNEIALFIDESIIKEKPKNKQMVKDEEISKSSLNFQAIEQELAQKVKNDLINLGIYDDLEDDIIKVYAKNLILLECSSKEVEKKGFCTTSDKGTQIITPELVAFNSLTKNVVGLAKILGIGAPSRTRVNPKEQKESSPFDVLLGKEDE
- a CDS encoding HNH endonuclease, whose translation is MNTYKFCKCGKKILSHLSKCSECKITTVRNQNKHYDAFKRDRDSSSFYHSVEWKRLRFSFINDNPFCFKCGRFAKIVDHVIPIRQGGEKLNVTNLQSLCMTCHNKKTKEELKGVGGQISIKPMS